A genome region from Nocardiopsis exhalans includes the following:
- a CDS encoding SDR family NAD(P)-dependent oxidoreductase, protein MNGWKAPLAMVGARWAWSRVRRRYAPAPEPVPAYKRNLELLAWGAAGAALGVGVSALSERRRSGLMAGKVVLITGSSRGLGLQLAREFGASGARVVVCARGQQGLDRAVAELTGRGVEAHGVVCDVTDPEQIESLLDEAEEHFGRLDAVVNSAGIMRVGPQEAHTDDHFRQAMDIMFWGPFHLSRAAVDRLRDTRGVIVNITSIGAYLSVPHLLPYSTAKHAWAALSEGMAAETAGTGVRVTTVVPGLMRTGSHRGVAFSGDPEREYAWFALLAGLPLLSVSAERAARHIVRATAGRKSFLVITPAARAGLVARGIAPGLTQEAMRLVGWLLPDAPARVEERLGAEAGQSRLGRLVDTVSVLNERASKRMNQHSKPQDEQGQRTEEK, encoded by the coding sequence GTGAACGGCTGGAAGGCGCCCCTCGCGATGGTCGGAGCCCGCTGGGCGTGGTCCCGGGTCCGCCGCAGGTACGCGCCCGCACCCGAACCGGTCCCCGCGTACAAGCGCAATCTCGAACTCCTCGCCTGGGGTGCGGCCGGAGCCGCCCTCGGGGTCGGTGTCTCCGCGCTGTCCGAACGCCGTCGCTCCGGGCTCATGGCCGGAAAGGTCGTGCTGATCACCGGCAGCTCCCGAGGGCTGGGCCTGCAGCTGGCCCGTGAGTTCGGAGCCTCCGGGGCCCGCGTGGTGGTCTGCGCCCGCGGACAGCAGGGCCTGGACCGGGCGGTAGCCGAACTCACCGGGCGGGGCGTGGAGGCCCACGGTGTGGTCTGCGACGTCACCGATCCCGAGCAGATCGAGTCCCTGCTCGACGAGGCCGAGGAGCACTTCGGCCGGCTCGACGCGGTGGTCAACTCCGCCGGGATCATGCGGGTCGGTCCGCAGGAGGCCCACACCGACGACCACTTCCGGCAGGCCATGGACATCATGTTCTGGGGCCCGTTCCACCTTTCCCGAGCCGCCGTGGACCGGCTGCGGGACACCCGGGGCGTCATCGTCAACATCACCTCGATCGGCGCCTATCTCTCGGTGCCGCACCTGCTGCCCTACTCCACCGCCAAGCACGCCTGGGCGGCGCTCTCCGAGGGCATGGCCGCCGAGACCGCGGGCACCGGGGTGCGCGTCACCACCGTCGTGCCCGGGCTGATGCGCACCGGCTCGCACCGCGGAGTGGCCTTCAGCGGCGACCCCGAACGCGAGTACGCGTGGTTCGCTCTGCTCGCAGGGCTCCCCCTGCTGAGCGTGAGCGCCGAACGCGCCGCCCGCCACATCGTGCGCGCCACGGCCGGGCGAAAGAGCTTCCTCGTGATCACACCGGCGGCCCGGGCCGGTCTGGTCGCTCGCGGGATCGCGCCCGGGCTCACTCAGGAGGCGATGCGGCTGGTCGGCTGGTTGCTGCCCGACGCCCCGGCCCGGGTGGAGGAACGCCTGGGTGCGGAGGCGGGCCAAAGCAGGTTGGGCCGTCTGGTGGACACCGTCTCCGTCCTCAACGAACGCGCGAGCAAGCGGATGAACCAGCATTCCAAGCCGCAGGACGAACAGGGACAGCGAACCGAAGAGAAGTGA
- a CDS encoding glycoside hydrolase family 5 protein, protein MARHRTTPEALPTNGPARRRPFRTLGLAGMGALLLGAALLTGEAAERTQTAQADPVSGEAALSAVDAHGQLQVCGLKLCDENGQPIQLTGMSSHGLQWFDHCLTDASLDALADDWNADVLRVSLYIQEGGYETDPRGFTDRVHDLIEEGTRRGLYVIVDWHMLTPGDPNHNTGLALDFFAEIAAAHADKDNVLYEIANEPNGVSWDSIRSYSEQVIPVIREQDPEAVVLVGTRAWSSLGVSEGSDHSEIVADPVDADNIMYVYHFYAASHDGLHFDVFQQAARELPLFVTEFGTQEHTGDGEDDFVSAQAYLDFMAQEQISWVNWNYSDDHRSGAVFEPGTCAAGGPFAGTDALKPAGEWIRDQIRTSGVNGADDTGS, encoded by the coding sequence TTGGCGCGCCACCGCACCACCCCCGAAGCCCTGCCCACCAACGGCCCCGCCCGGAGAAGACCCTTTCGTACCCTCGGCCTCGCGGGCATGGGAGCGCTCCTACTCGGGGCCGCCCTGCTCACCGGGGAAGCGGCCGAGCGGACCCAGACCGCCCAGGCCGACCCCGTCTCCGGCGAGGCCGCCCTGAGCGCCGTGGACGCGCACGGCCAGCTCCAGGTGTGCGGCCTCAAACTCTGCGACGAGAACGGCCAGCCGATCCAGCTCACCGGGATGAGCTCGCACGGACTCCAGTGGTTCGACCACTGCCTCACCGACGCCTCGCTCGACGCCCTCGCCGACGACTGGAACGCCGACGTCCTCCGGGTGTCCCTGTACATCCAGGAGGGCGGCTACGAGACCGACCCGCGCGGTTTCACCGACCGGGTGCACGATCTCATCGAGGAGGGCACCCGGCGCGGCCTCTACGTGATCGTGGACTGGCACATGCTCACGCCCGGCGACCCGAACCACAACACCGGCCTCGCGCTGGACTTCTTCGCCGAGATCGCCGCCGCGCACGCGGACAAGGACAACGTCCTGTACGAGATCGCCAACGAACCCAACGGGGTGTCCTGGGACTCGATCAGGAGCTACTCCGAGCAGGTCATCCCGGTGATCCGTGAGCAGGACCCCGAGGCGGTCGTGCTGGTCGGCACCCGCGCCTGGTCCTCACTGGGCGTCTCCGAGGGCTCGGACCACTCCGAGATCGTCGCCGACCCGGTCGACGCGGACAACATCATGTACGTCTACCACTTCTACGCGGCCTCGCACGACGGGCTCCACTTCGACGTCTTCCAGCAGGCCGCCCGGGAACTGCCCCTGTTCGTGACCGAGTTCGGCACCCAGGAGCACACCGGTGACGGCGAGGACGACTTCGTCTCCGCCCAGGCCTACCTCGACTTCATGGCCCAGGAGCAGATCAGCTGGGTGAACTGGAACTACTCGGACGACCACCGCTCCGGCGCGGTCTTCGAGCCCGGGACCTGCGCCGCGGGCGGACCCTTCGCGGGCACCGACGCGCTCAAGCCCGCCGGGGAGTGGATCCGCGACCAGATCCGCACCAGCGGTGTCAACGGCGCCGACGACACCGGTTCCTGA
- a CDS encoding sensor histidine kinase — MSLSRRLVLRALVVMVLVVGGIIALTHALVLVSGRNDVDNLLRQESALLSEALGDQMPVVAGLDGMVSGPEAERAARQVLAIRPSGARHVSLVHVNGVRLQSTGGPAKVAALMRGDDAPEAAPGVARTVDTGIGKVRVLDTPVTDATDAKVAVITVAAPLDAVHDTATTVLLVTALAGGLGVGVGGGALWAVVRRTLAPVREVSAAAKEISPADLTTRVPVPGTRDEIAELTTEINRMLTRIEAADTERRRYLAAISHEVRTPLAVAEGHLELLGGPEAEIVHAELERLRRVLEDLMAVARGGDGVDADRGPVFLPDLFDAVRDRVRPLAFAPAVVFHEASPQVVLGDQARLEQCLMNLVSNAIDHNPPRVRVEVTTEVRRDTVALVVTDDGTGIDPELLPRVFEPFVTTRSDQAGGLVGLGLSIVRSLVTAQGGSVDVESGPGGTSVRVVLPVAKA; from the coding sequence ATGAGTCTCTCCCGGCGTCTGGTCCTGCGGGCACTGGTGGTGATGGTGCTGGTGGTCGGCGGCATCATCGCCCTGACCCACGCGCTGGTCCTGGTTTCCGGACGCAACGACGTCGACAACCTGCTGCGCCAGGAGTCCGCGCTGCTGAGCGAGGCGCTGGGCGACCAGATGCCCGTCGTCGCGGGGCTGGACGGCATGGTCTCGGGTCCCGAGGCCGAGCGCGCCGCACGCCAGGTGCTGGCGATCCGCCCCAGCGGGGCCAGGCACGTGTCGTTGGTACACGTCAACGGGGTGCGGCTGCAGAGCACCGGCGGTCCCGCCAAGGTCGCGGCGCTGATGCGCGGTGACGACGCCCCCGAGGCGGCCCCCGGTGTCGCGCGTACCGTGGACACCGGTATCGGCAAGGTCCGGGTGCTGGACACCCCCGTCACCGACGCGACCGACGCGAAGGTCGCCGTCATCACCGTGGCGGCGCCGTTGGACGCGGTACATGACACGGCCACCACGGTCCTGCTGGTCACCGCCCTGGCCGGAGGGCTCGGCGTCGGGGTCGGCGGCGGCGCGCTGTGGGCGGTGGTGCGGCGCACCCTGGCACCGGTGCGGGAGGTGTCGGCGGCGGCCAAGGAGATCTCCCCGGCCGACCTGACCACGCGGGTACCCGTCCCCGGTACCCGCGACGAGATCGCGGAGCTGACCACCGAGATCAACCGGATGCTCACCCGGATCGAGGCGGCGGACACCGAACGACGCCGTTATCTGGCGGCGATCTCCCACGAGGTACGCACCCCGCTCGCGGTGGCCGAGGGACACCTGGAGCTGTTGGGCGGGCCGGAGGCGGAGATCGTACACGCCGAGCTCGAACGGTTGCGGCGGGTTCTGGAGGACCTCATGGCGGTGGCGCGCGGGGGTGACGGGGTCGACGCCGACCGCGGTCCGGTGTTCCTGCCGGACCTGTTCGACGCCGTCCGGGACCGGGTCCGACCGCTGGCCTTCGCCCCGGCCGTGGTTTTTCACGAGGCTTCTCCGCAGGTCGTGCTCGGGGACCAGGCCAGGTTGGAGCAGTGCCTGATGAACCTGGTCTCCAACGCGATCGACCACAACCCGCCGCGGGTCCGCGTCGAGGTGACCACCGAGGTCCGCAGGGACACGGTGGCCCTGGTCGTCACGGACGACGGCACCGGGATCGACCCCGAGCTGCTGCCCCGCGTGTTCGAGCCGTTCGTGACCACGCGCTCCGACCAGGCGGGCGGGCTGGTCGGTCTGGGGCTGTCGATCGTGCGGTCCCTGGTGACGGCGCAGGGCGGCAGCGTGGACGTCGAGAGCGGGCCCGGGGGAACCTCGGTCCGTGTGGTGCTGCCCGTCGCCAAGGCCTGA